Part of the Henckelia pumila isolate YLH828 chromosome 2, ASM3356847v2, whole genome shotgun sequence genome is shown below.
CAGTGTATAGATAATGGGTGACTGATTTCTtcactttgtttttttttcattacaGAGTGTCCTCATAACATCTAATGGAGCTTGGAAACTTGGGGGTTTTGGTTTCGCAATTTCAACTGATCAGTCATCCAACGATTCTGCAAACAGTCAGGCATTCCATTATGCTGTGAGTATTAGTCTTTGACTCTTTGTGACTTGGGGGATATCTGATATCCATGCATTTTTCTCTTTGCTCTTTGAGAAAGCAAATTCTGTGCATATGTGCGAGGACACGGGCACATGTATAAATGCATCTTGTGTTGATTCTTATGAACAAGTAAAATTAAGAACTAAATGTTATGAGTCcatgagacagagaggaaatatCATTAAAATATGATTCTGAGTTTTTCAAACTAGTTAGCATGTTGGAGGCTATCTGATCTTGAAATTTGGAAAAATTTATCAAGCAAGATTAGTGTCTAGTTTTGTTTACCATTTACGTGCGAGGAAGTTATATTTTATCTGCAAAACTTGCGCCAGACTTTGTGGGCATTTGATAATGTTCTATTTTGTCGATCACAATGTTTTCTTAGTCATTGCTGTTGAAGATTTCAGAAATATTTAGGAGATATTGTAGATACTATATTATATACTTTCCTTTTGTGTAAATTATCTAGAATAGGAAATTATCTTGAGATCAATTAATGATCTATTTACCTTTATTATGATGATGTAACTTGTATAAAAGGCTGTACATTTTCAGTAGAAAAGTAAGCAAGATATACGAAATTCTTCTTGTttcatggtatcaaagccaccgATCTTGGGTGTGCATCTCTGCGAGTTTTACAGCCTATCATAATATGGCTTCAGAATCCTCCACCGTGGTAAACCAGGTGGTTCCGCCAACCCCAATATCCTCAAATCCTTCATTTGACAGCCATTCGCTGCAAATTACCCAACACAAGCTCAATGGGTTAAATTTTCAAGAGGGTTCCAATCCGTCATTCTTGTAATCAAGGGAAGAGGGAAGATCGGATATTTGACAGGTACAAAAAAGGCTCCATCAGAAACTGATCTAAGCTTCAGTTCATGGGAAGCCGAAAACTCCATTGTTATGGCTTGGCTCATAAACTCTATGGAGCCAAGCATTGGCCGCACATACTTGTACTACCAGATAGCTAAGGAAATCTGGGAAGCTGTACAAGAAATCTATTCGGACTTAGAAAATACTTCACAATGTTTTGAGATTCGCTCGAAACTTCGAAACACGAGGCAAGGAAGTCTGAACGTGACAGAGTACTTCAACTCTCTCATGGACTTATGGCAAGAAATCGATTTGTTCTATGACATGGGTTGGTCCTGCACAACTGATGCAACAAAATACAAGACGATGCTTGAAAAGGAGCGCACCTTTGATTTCTTACAAGGTCTTAATCATGATTTGGATGAAGTTCGTGGACGGTTGCTGGGGACAAAACCATTTTCGTCTCTTCGGGAATCATTTGCTGAAGTTCGAAGGGAGGAAAGTAGACGACGTGTTATGTTGCATTCCCCACGAAAGAGACTTCTTCCTTAGATGCCCAGGGTTCTGCTCTGATTGCGCACAAACAAGACGGAAATCGCTTCAATCGAGATCGTCACACAGTGCCGTATAAACCAGAAGTAGCCCGTGGATATCAATCTGATGGTCGAGTGGTGTGTGATTTTTGCAAAAAGCCATATCATACTCGTGATACTTGCTGGGAAATTCATGGAAAGCCCATTGATTGGAAGCCCAAGAAGCAACAAAAACTGCCCAAATCAGCCCATCTTGTTGAGTCCACCTCTAGCGTTACTGGACCAGAATTCTCCAGTGAGGATTGGGACATGTTGCGTCAACTGTTGCAACAAACTAGAGCATCCACGGGATCTGCAAATCAAACCTCAAAAACTCCTACTGCTGCTATGGCCAAAGCAGGTATAATTCATCAGAATTTCCTTTCAAAATCCCAACACACAGATTGCTGGATTGTGGACACAGGAGCCTCAGACCATATGACAGGAACAAAGGCCATTTTTGACACATATAACAGTTGCCACAACAAAATTGATGTTTGGGTTGCTGATGGAAAAGTATCACCTGCTGTAGGGAAGGGCTCGGTTTGTCTATCAAATATGACACTAAAATCAGTGTTATTTGTGCCAAATTTATCTCACAATCTCCTGTCAGTAAGCAAACTAACCGATGATATGAATTGTGTTGTAACCTTTTTTCCTTCTCATTGTGAATTTCAGGACAATTCTTTGGGGAAGATGATTGGAGTTTCTGAGAAGAAAGATGGTTTGTATTATCTGTTGGAAACAAAGAATTCTAGCCAGTCTAAGTCATCCAATATGTCTATGTCAGTTGTTTCTAACTCTAATGTAATGTTATGACATCAACGTTTGGGGCACCCTAGCTTTCAGTATATGAAAATTTTGTATCCTCATCTTTTTATCAATAAGGATCAACATTCCTTTCAATGTGAACAATGTGTACTTGCAAAGCAACCTCGCACCAATTATCCTACGCATGTATATCAGCCTTCAAAGCCATTTCACCTAGTCCATAGTGATATATGGGGACCTGCTCGAACTTCGAACCTCACTAAAACTCAATGGTTTGTAACCTTTATTGATGATCACACAAGGGTGTGTTGGGTATACCTAATGAAGGACAAATCTGAAACTTTCTACTGGTTCAAACAATTTCATAAATTTGTCTTGAATGTATTTCAGTCCAATATTCATGTTTTTCGCACAGATAATGGAAAGGAATACCTATCAAGTGAATTCAACCAGTACTTGGGAGAAAATGGGATACACCATCAAACCTCTTGTGTCAATACACCAAAACAAAATGGGGTGGCAGAGAGAATAAATCGTCATTTTTTAGAAGTTGCTAGGTCCCTTATGTTCACTAGCTCCATTCCTAATTTCTATTGGGGGAAGGCGATTCTCACATCTACCTATCTGATAAACCGTTTACCCTCGAAAacactcaaattcaaaacctcTTTGAGTGCCCTAGCTGCCAGTTTTCCTAACCTTAATCTTTTCAGTTCTTTATCCCCAAAAATCTTTGGTTGTACTGTTTTTGTCCATAACAAACAGCCAAACCGAAGTAAACTTGATCCCAAGGCATTCAAGTGTGTTTTTGTAGGATATTCCCCAACCCAGAAAGGATACTCACCTTCACGAAAAAGGTTTTTTGTCTCTTTGGAtgtaactttctttgaaaaTACTTTTTTCTACTCTCGCTCTCCTCTCCAGGGGGAAAATAACGACGAGAATAGTATTTGGGATCCTACTGTATCGTTACCCATATCAGAAGATGTGTCTCCTCTTCTAAATTCAGCTCCTATACTTGTTTCAAGCCCTATCCAGATTCATGAAAAAGGGAGAGAAGTACAAGAGGAGGTAATTTCCAAGAAACCTCTTCAGACCTACTCTCGCAGACCAAAGCCTTCTCAGCACAACCAATCATCGATCCCAGAATTGGAACCTGTTGTTTGCAAAGATTTGGAACTTCCAATTGCACAAAGGAAAGGGGTAAGATCTTGTACTATGCATCCTATTGCAAATTTTCTAACTTGTAAAAGGTTGTCTCCTATTTTTAAGGCCTTTACAGCAAAAATCGACAGTGtgaaaattcccaaaaatattgATGATGCTTTGAAAGATAAAAAATGGGAAAGTGCTGTACTGGAAGAAATGACAGATTTGCATGAGAATGAAACATGGGATATAGTGGATCTACCCAAGGATAAGAAAGTGGTTGGAAGTAAATGGGTCTTTACAGTGAAGTATAGAGCTGATGGAGAAGTTGAAAGATACAAAGCTCGGTTGGTGGCCCAAGGGTTTACTCAAACATATGGAATAGACTATGAAGAAACATTCGCTCCAGTGgcaaaattcaattcaatacgCGTGTTGTTGTCTCTTGCTGCAAACTTGGATTGGGAATTGCACCAGCTAGACATCAAAAATGCGTTCCTGAATGGTCACCTTGATGAGGAGGTGTACATGAAGATTCCACCTGGTTTCCAGTCAGAACATGAGCAAGGTAAAGTTTGTAAGCTGcgaaaatcattgtatgggttGAAACAATCCCCACGAGCGTGGTTCACTCGATTTAGCTCCACTCTCATGCGACTGGGATATAGTCAAGGAAAGGCAGATCATACTCTTTTCATCAAAGCAGGAGAAAGTGGAAAGAAGGCCATCCTTATTGTGTATGTGGATGACATCCTAATTACAGGTGATGACAGTGGTGAGAGCTCAAAGGAAAATTGAGGaaagaatttgaaataaaagATTTAGGATCTTTAAAGTATTTTCTTGGCATGGAGGTAGCTCGAAGTAAAGATGGTATCTTCATTTCTCAAAGGAAATACACTCTTGATTTGTTGCAAGAAACTGGAAAATTGGGTTGCAAACCGGCAGGAACCCCCTTGGAAAAAAATTGGAAGAGCAACATTAAGGAGAATGAACCTTATGCAGACATTGGTAGATACCAACGCTTGGTTGGCAGATTAATATACTTATCTCTCACAGGGCCTGATATTGCATATGCCGTTAGTGTGGTAAGTCAGTACATGCATTCTCCGACTCAAAGCCATTTACAAGCAGTGAATCATATTTTAAGATATCTCAAAGGAACTCCTGGCCGAGGACTTATGctctcaaaaaataataataaccgcAGCATTGAGGCATATGTTGATGCCGATTGGGCTGGAAGTAGTGATGATTGTAAGTCAACTTCTGGTTTTTGCTCGAAGTTGTGGGGAAATTTGGTTACATGGAGAAGCAAGAAACAAACCGTAGTAGCAAGGAGTAGTGCCGAGGCTAAATATCGAGCTATTGCACAGGGATGTGTGAAGTTATTTGGCTACAACGATTAATGCAAGACTTGAGAATTACTATCAGCTCACCTATCAAGTTGTACAGTGACAGTAAATCCGCTATCAGCATTGTGCACAACCCAGTCCAGTATGACCAAATGAAACATGTAAGGATAGACCAAAGTTTTATTAAAGATGAAATGGAAGAAGGGGACATTAAATTATCCTATATCTCCTCTTATGATCAAGAAGCGGATATCCTAACCAAGAGTCTCACAAAGCCGAGTCATGAAAATCTTCGTAGCAAGCTTGGAATGAGAGATATCTATTCCTAAGCTTGAGGGGGAATGTTGAAGATTTCAGAAATATTTAGGAGATATTGTAGATACTATATTATATACTTTCCTTTTGTGTAAATTATCTAGAATAGGAAATTATCTTGAGATCAATTAGTGATCTATTTACCTTTATTATGATGATGTAACTTGTATAAAAGGCTGTACATTTTCAGTAGAAAAGTAAGCAAGATATACGAAATTCTTCTTGTTTCAATTGctaattatattttgttataGTTAGATATGTGAGTCAATTTGTTTGTTATGAACATGAATAGTGTATGATATCTTATTCGGATTAGTTTTTTTCCAACAGGAATACGATGTAGAAGATTCTATTCTTCCCCTCCAGCCATCAATAAATTACACTGCCCCTGAATTGGTTCGGAGTAAAACATCTTCGGTTGGGTGTGCATCTGATATTTTCAGCTTTGCATGCCTTGCTTACCACTTGATAGCTCGGAAGCCATTATTTGATTGTCACAACAATGTGAAGATGGTATTTTCTTATTCTctctttaatttaattatgcTACACTACTGAATGATCTTCTTGCATTTGTTATGTATGGACAAgttgaatatttttagtatcGTCTCCTTGATCATTTTTTGCATCCATTTCATTACTGAATATTCTctctttaatttaattatgcTACACTACTGAATTCTTTTGATTTGTTCCTTTTCCTGAAGTATATGCTTGTGTTCTCTCTTCCCTGTTTTCTGTCAATATGGCATTAAAATGTCTTCACATTTGTCTATCGATTTAGGACTAGATGTAGTGACTTTGATAAAAAATTTCATGTACTCCTGTTGAGAGATAAGATGGGAGCTTGTCAGCTAGGGTTTGGAATATTCAATTTTGCGGAACAGAATCTCGACAATGATAGGGTCTTAATTTGAAATGCACTTATGGGTGACCGATAGGTTTTTGTATTTAGCTTAAAATACTGAATATGGAAGCATATATATACAGATTTCTTACTTTTTTTTGTCactattatttgaatttttttatttgaaaccaATTTCCTCTTGTTACTAGCATTGGTCCACGCCGTCTTGTTTTTATTGAGTTTGGCTAGTCCAGGTAGCCACTAATGCCCAAATAATTATTGACTAGTTTCTAACTTTCTGAATAAATTCCGTAATTTTCACCGATTTAAGGCAGTTATGATGAAATTTATTAGATGTGGGCGCCAAacattttagttttagttaaaaacaaaacaaaatttggaAAATATTAACGCAGGGGAACTAATCTTGAtgcatttataattttatttattatttatttgtgaaaaCCCGAGTCGTTTTCATGCTGGGAAAATTCTCTGTAATAAGCATATTCTTGTTTGAGATTAATTACTTCTGGCCGACTTATTGCTGCAGTATACGAATAGCTTGACTTATCTAACCAGTGAGGCGTTCTCCTCCATTCCGAAGGAGCTAGTTCCTGATTTATTGAGGATGCTTTCTACAAATGAAGCTTTGAGGCCAACAGCGTTGGATTTTACAGGTTAGGGTTGGTGGTGCGTTGGCTGTTCCTGATATCAAGATTAGGATAATTGAATTCCCTTGTTTTGTTTATTGCATGTTCTTCGGATGAGGAAAACCATTTAAATATCTTTCTGCACTAAGAGTGAGCACATCATAAGAATTAATTTTCAGATTCAAAGTGTTCTATTTTTAAAATGCACCGTAAAGAAGATTGCTTAGTGGTAGTTTTGGGAATATGATGTCTTTAAATATTTATCTGTATCTATTACTGTATCTTAATTTCTGTTATAATCTATACCGATGTATTAAACTACAGCATCCCTTTGTAGTAACTACCCGGTCTCTTTTGGTATGCTAATATCTGAAATTGCACTGCTACTGTCCTCTTCTCTGTGCTATATATCAACCTTGCTACTTCTAATTCTAAACATTATTGTGGTTTCacttaaaaatatattactaCATATATTGTCAGAGAATCTTATAATAGCCATCATAGCTTCTTTAGTAAACACAAAATGTTATGTACCCTATTACTTATGGCCCTGCAGCTAGTATATATCAGGGGCTAGAAAAACTAATTTGGTTAAAGTGTAAGACTGGAAAAGATCCAACTCAAATTGTAAAAATTTCAATGATGAAAAAATTTAGGTACAATCTTTTTATTTATTAGAACATATTAGATGAAGTGCATTATGTTGTTGAACTAAACAATATCAAGTgtatacaatcaaaattcaaataattatcAAGTATTTACAGTTTTATCTTGTTTCTTCTGATAAATTATTTTTCACTTTCGTCTTGCCATTACATGCATCAGTGtcataaaaaattatcatatGTTAATATTATTTTACCATTATTTAACTTGATTCTTTGACATGTTACTGAATAAACAATGAgtatataatatcatatatataatataatattttaaaaatacaagTATCAAACATTACATTTTTaaatattctttttattttatcgttaataaatatgattgttttaatttaatttttatattacaACAATTGTGTAACTAATatcttttatttctttattagaTAATTTCGTTTCctatcccaaaaaaaaaagaaaagaaaattgttGTAATTTAATTTCATTTGATCATTCTTTGATTTGTTCGTTTAACATGGTTTAAATAACTTTGTGGCAAAGAAAAGTGCAATGTTGTGCTTTGTTTCACCTGTGGTTGAATAATCGAGAGCGGACAATCAGTAGCTTTATTATGTGTTGCGTTTAATAAGTTATTTTGGAGTTGTGTTGTATGATATAAGTGAGATTCTTGTACTCTGTATACAGTAGACTATAACTTTACTATACATGCTCCTGGATTGCAGGTTCATCTTTTTTCCGGGAGGACACCAGGTTGCGAGCTCTTCGCTTCCTGGATCACATGCTTGTATGGAATCCTCCGATTGCATATTTGTGGCATGCTTTTTTTAATGTTACATGATACAGCTGTATGAAATGAAACCCGGAAACATCTCTGATTGCTTGCAGGAGAGAGACAACATGCAGAAATCTGATTTTCTAAAAGCATTATCTGACATGTGGAAAGATTTTGACTCCCGTGTACTGCGGTATAAGGTTTGAGATTGTGTATTTCATAAATGCAGTTCAAATCTGAGTAATTCTTTGTCACGTGTTTTTGCTGCCACAATTCAGTGTCTATTCAGTATTCCATATTTGATTTTGTTTGATGGTGGCTTTCAAGATGCTTTTCTATTCAACATGACTTTGGCAGCCTTTCTTACTAAATCCCAAAAGGATGTCCTAGAACTAGCTCTACCTTATCTTTTCACGGTCTCTGGTCGTGAAAACTTTGAAGATGCAATGATTTgtcatgtttttttaaaaaaatgtatttcTTTGCCCTATGGAGAACAGAGAAGTACTGTAAATTAATCTGCACTTCTATTATTATTATGCAGGTTCTCCCTCCACTTTGTGCAGAACTTCGGAACTTGGTGATGCAGCCGATTATTCTGCCAATGGTTCTTACAATAGCAGAGTCTCAGGTACTTCAACATTGTATTCTGAAGTCCCTTTGGCTTGATTATATTCATTGTAGTACATGAGACTTGAACTATGCCTGCTAGGCAGATTAATTCTGCATTTATATGCTTTTCATAACTGATTATGGCATGTTAAAGCTTAAATATATTCGTACGAATTTTATCATTTTGAACTATGATAGTGGAATAGTATTTTTTTTGCTTAATGGTACTTGGTGATTAGATGATGTGAGTGATTTTAATTTGGAATGAAAAATATCATTTTGCATTTATTATGCATGAGGTGGTTGACTGTGATCTGATCTCATGCCATAATTGGATCATTCACTCTGATGATTTGCTAATATTTACCATGCATAGTTTATAACGATTCTACAAATCTAAAAGCCAGTATCTTAAAACTGCTACAGGATAAAAGTGATTTTGAGATATCGAGCCTACCAGCTCTTGTTCCAGTCTTGAATACGGCCTCAGGTGAGACATTATTGCTTCTCGTGAAGCATGCTGAGCTTATAATCAACAAGGTAATGGAAATATTTTTTCCCTGAGTTTTGAATTGTCTGAAGAACCATTACTCCAGTTTAGATTTGATCAAATTTTATGGATAACTCATGTGAGCAATGACAAAGCCTTTCGTTTCATGTTTACATGTTCAAAGTTGTTGGGAATTAGACACAGTTGCATGTTATCGGACTTCCATTTGCGTAGTTTGGCTCTGGATGTGTTGGTATTTTGATCACTTTAAACAAATATAGTGAGAAACTGTAACAAGTAAATGATGGAACGGTACTACCTCAGTGGAACGGTACTACATCAGTGGTAAAAAAAAAGCAGTTGgaaataaaatcataataaGCTTCTCTTTTATACATAAAAACCTGAACGCGCCTTTCTTTACTAATAGTTAATATATTACAAATTTGATGAACAATCAATGAGTGAATCAGTGAATGGTGGATAAAAATCATTTCTATTTTATACAATTAGACTGATATTCTGAATTAATGTAGTATTTAACAAATTTGTCTATAATTGAAAGAAAATAACAAAAGCAGTTAATTAGGTGGCATATCTTTTTCTTTATGAAAGACTGACTAACTGAATAATACTCAATTTCAACAGAACAATGTTTAGCAACATATTTGAATTTTTCGAAGTTGACAGAGACAATTATGCCACAAGAAGAGATAAAGCTATAAAGTTTATCTGTTCTTTATTCTTGTTTATGCATGAGTATGGATTGAGTAGTTGTGTTAAAATTTGAGCAAAATTTAATGGAGTTATGTAACAAAAAATGGGGCTCATATGAGTCATTTTAGGTTGTGCATGCGATTTTGTGTGAAATGAACTCTTCTTGTCTAAGAATGAATACATTATTGTCTGTATGCATTCTATGTATCCAAGTAACTGCTTCAGTGGTTCAGAAAATTTGAACTTCGAAACAAAAGTGTCAGAATCCATCTTCAATTTTTGAACTAGTATTTTCTTGTGTTTCTCTAGTTGAGGCTTGAATCTGTGGCAGGATTTTTTTAATCTGACAGGCTAGCCAGGAGCACCTTATTTCACATGTGTTACCCATGCTTGTTAGAGCTTATGATGATACTGATGCCCGCTTGCAAGAGGAAGTACTCAAAAAGACTATCTTACTTGCAAAGCAACTGGATGTTCAGGTAGTATATAGTTATATTCTAGTTGATAGTTCTCCATATTTTTTTTGCTACTTGCAGAGTTGTTATTTTACTTCATTTGGATGGCTTAAGGCTGTGTTCAATTGGGACCTCTCAATATTTACTTGATAAATACTTTTCTTTCTACATTTGCAAAGAACTGTATTACAACATCAGTCTATGCTTCTTACATCAACATTGAGTTCAAATACCATTTCCAAGTTTTCTCTTCCCACCATTTTGTTCCTTGTCATCTAAGTGGAAATAGTTTGTGAACAGTTATGAAAATATCCGAAGACGGCTTGTGAATTGAGGTTAAATTTTATCCAACACCTTAGTTCTTCGATTAAGATTGACCTGGCCTTTAAAAAGGATTATCTGATTTTAGGTTTGTTCCTTCATTATATCTTCAGTTATCTCTTGCAGATGGTCAAGCAGGTTGTATTGCCTCGTGTTCACGGCTTGGCACTTAAAACAACTGTTGCTGCGGTACGTGATATTTCTGATTTCAGGTTTCCGACTTACGATTGACAAATAGTTCAATGTTTTTCGAAGTCTAACATGACAACTGTCTCCAACTTATTATGTTTCTTTCTTTACCAATTGAGATACCTTTGTAAGTACACTTGTGGGCGGCATATTAGGCCTATGCTGACTATGAATTTCTGCACATGCTAGTGTTGTGTCGTTCTTATTTGGTAGCCACTGGCCATGAGTACTTTAGAGTCTTTCAGTACTTGTGTGTTTCATTCACTAATTAATGATGTAATCAAGAGCACATCAAACTATTGAAGATCGTTCAAGAATCTTATAATTGGTATTTCTTCACCGTTGGTATTGTGATATGATGCTGGAGGAAGCAGGGGAACTGTTGTAGTCTTGGCTGATTGTTGCAAAGAGCTATTATGATGGCTGTTAAATAAATCTTTGtcaatttattttctttttgtgaagaaaaacaTGTCAATGTCTTAGTCTGTGCATTCGCAACATGTTCTCTTGTTCGGATAAGTTCTGAACTTCTCTGTTGTTTAGATTATCCCACTCCTTCCCTATATGCACACAATTATCCAGAAGTGATCAGCCTATCCTGATCTTGTTCTGTTTTCAGGTGAGAGTGAATGCCCTTTTATGCTTTAGCGACATGGTTCACATACTGGATAAGAAATCTGTTTTAGATATCTTGCAAACTATCCAGCAGTGTACTGCTGTTGATCATTCTGCTCCTACACTGATGTGTACCCTCGGTGTTGCAAACTCAATTTTGAAGCAGGTTTGTGATGTTTTAACCAAGTTGGGAGTATGAATGGTTTTGCATGGCCACTTTACCTTCTGCTCTGAGCTTACAGTGGCTTCTTTTGTTTCTTTCTAccagtttggcattgagttcgTGGCTGAGTTTGTTCTTCCATTGCTCATACCACTTCTCATTACTCAGCAACTAAATGTTCAGCAGTTCGCAAAGTATATGCTTTTTGTAAAGGATGCGCTGAGGTAGCATCTCGTCCCTTGGTGGTAGCTATGTTGGTttcaattattttcattgaataTTTACTTCAGTTACCAACATTCTTTTTGAATGTGTGTGTGATATCACCCCTCACCAGAAATCAATTTACCTGCTGCTGCACAggaaaattgaagaaaagaGAGGAGTAACTTTGACAGATGCTGGAATCTCAGAAGTAAGAACATTGCCTGCATCTGAGGGGCATTCATCAGGACAAATGAATAAAGCGGCTTCCAATACCCCATCTGTTCCAAAGCGCAGTTCATCATGGGATGAAGATTGGTTGCCTGCTAGAGTAGCTCCAATGGCCATCCAGTCTATAACCACGACATCAAAAAACACTCAGCGTTTGATACAAAGTCAGCCTGTTCAAGTCAACTCGAGATATTCCATGTCCTCAACATCATCTATCGCCTCCGCTCAGGAACCACCGTCTTCATGTCCTGCAGTTGATGTTGAGTGGCCTCCTCGATCATTATCAGGTGTTACAACTCAATTTGGTGATATAGAAAAGCTAAATGTAAACAAAGGTGCATCACCAAATTCAAGTTTGGATGCAATCGATCCTTTTGCTAACTGGCCACCACGGCCTAGTGGCACCTCAAGTGTTTTAAGCTCTTTAAACAATGGCACCACCACATCTTCGGCTAACAATTATGGTCTCAGCAATAGTGCAACTACCAATGGTGTGAGCAT
Proteins encoded:
- the LOC140877580 gene encoding SCY1-like protein 2 A, with translation MSLNMKTLTQALAKASAVIEKTVQTTVQEVTGLPRPMQDYLLLDQIGSAGPALAWKLYSAKSRDGHAPSVYPTVCVWVLDKKALSDARQRAGLSKAAEDAFLDIIRADAARLVRLRHPGVVHVVQALDESKNAMAMVTEPLFASTANALGDVENIATVPKDLKGMEMGLLEVKHGLLQIAETLDFLHNNARLIHRALAPESVLITSNGAWKLGGFGFAISTDQSSNDSANSQAFHYAEYDVEDSILPLQPSINYTAPELVRSKTSSVGCASDIFSFACLAYHLIARKPLFDCHNNVKMYTNSLTYLTSEAFSSIPKELVPDLLRMLSTNEALRPTALDFTGSSFFREDTRLRALRFLDHMLERDNMQKSDFLKALSDMWKDFDSRVLRYKVLPPLCAELRNLVMQPIILPMVLTIAESQDKSDFEISSLPALVPVLNTASGETLLLLVKHAELIINKASQEHLISHVLPMLVRAYDDTDARLQEEVLKKTILLAKQLDVQMVKQVVLPRVHGLALKTTVAAVRVNALLCFSDMVHILDKKSVLDILQTIQQCTAVDHSAPTLMCTLGVANSILKQFGIEFVAEFVLPLLIPLLITQQLNVQQFAKYMLFVKDALRKIEEKRGVTLTDAGISEVRTLPASEGHSSGQMNKAASNTPSVPKRSSSWDEDWLPARVAPMAIQSITTTSKNTQRLIQSQPVQVNSRYSMSSTSSIASAQEPPSSCPAVDVEWPPRSLSGVTTQFGDIEKLNVNKGASPNSSLDAIDPFANWPPRPSGTSSVLSSLNNGTTTSSANNYGLSNSATTNGVSMQSASWLPSLQSSSEFDKQNQGSSKPASVGNLSGGGLNSQNSLGFIKQNHGISAIGSSSDRAADLGSIFATNKNEKVAPRLAPPPAAAVGKVRGRGRGNEGQVGSSSQMKSQQPLLDLL